TCCACCCCAACAGGGTCTGTCGTCCCGTGGTGTcagcgtttctgtttttgaGCAGCGCATGTACAAGAGGAAGCTGGAAGATGCTCAGTTGGCAGAGCGCCGAGCGGATGTACATCAGAATCGTGTCCATCAGCATTTAGCTGatgccgcagagagaagctcCCGCCTCATGGAGGCCGCCATTGTGAAACGTCGAGCTCAGGAACTGAGGCAACAGCAGACAGAACACCTGGcacaaagacgaagagccCTCAAGGAACTTCTCGAGAAAGAACAACTGCTATATCAAGAAGAACTGAAGGCACTGGAGACCACAGCTGATCAAAGAAAGGAACAGCTTATGGAACGTGCTCGAGAACTgcggcagaagagagaaaaggaacggGAAGAACTCGCTGAGAGCCTGCAGTACCGACGATGGAGGGAATCGGTAGACGAACTCAGGTCGTCGGATGCCAAGCTTCACGCCCTGCAGGTGAGGACGGAGGTTCACTTGCGGAAAGAAGATGAGAAAACCGAGTGTTCATTCGGCTTGTATCTATACGTCGCTGGCGTACCATGAAAGACTGTGAAGAATAATGTTGTTCCGAATAATACATGCCTCGGCCGTGCTACGTCTACAAGTAGATGGAGCTGCTGTGAGTCGCTATTGAAATGACAAAGGAAGGAATTGTCGCCCTCGGTATCACACTTGAGAACCAGTGAAACATCACCGGTTGAAACCCTCGTGAAGTTGCCGAATTTTTACTAGGATAGTTTTCCGCATGgccagaaggcgacgactCCGGCAAGAACACAATGCCTCATACATCAAGCTGTATTTTATTCAGCTGTCGATTCACGGCTCCGAGGAGACCACACTAATATACTGTTTTGATCTTCAGGCATTAGCTGCCAGGGACGAGCAGATCTTCCAGAAGGCGCTCGACCGTGACAGGgaggaacagcgagaaagaatTTTTGCCGCCTTGTGGCAAGAAGAATACGAGAAGAAGctcaagagagaggaagcggagcAGGAGCGTGTCGTacagcagagacaagagacaagAATTGCACTGGAGGAACAGGTCAGCGGTAAACGCGACCATCGCCAAACGCTTGGCGTGTGCAGGCGAGGCACTAAACGGGGGTTCGGTCCTGACACTTGCAGTGTCctgggagagaaaacaaatgGGGGTCCGTATCATTGTATGCCGATCAAGAACACCACAAACGTCCACGTTATGGTCTGTCTAGGTCTGTGTATAACGAGGCGCTCCTACAGCTAAAGGTGTTGGGTTTCAATATCCTACTACATCACGGTTATCCCACATCGGTTATGCTCTAGGCAGGGGCGCTCGCTCACAGAATTCTCTCTGAATTGCTTGCAATTTCCAGCTGTCGTTACTAGGGCCTCGTACTAGGACTATGCAGAACGACACTACGATGATTAGGTCATCAAGTCACTATGAAGCCGACGTAATGCTGTAACGACACGGGATAGAGTTAGACAGAGCCGCCTCCTCCGAACTCTGACGAGTGCGAACGGTCTCCCCACGTGTACATCTTTCAGATAAACACCACCCTCTCCCAGGCAGCATTCCTTCCCCTGGCTactcgcttctcgtctttgaCTGAACCGAAAGAAAATCCGTTGCTGTATAAATCGTGATGGCGTTTCTCCAAGCGTGTTGCCTGCCGTGTGTCGGTCCAGCTAGCCcaacagagagacatgaaacagagagcaagtcaggagagacagagggaaatTACGGAGCTCCGCCAGGCAGAGTGCGAGAGAGTTCTTGAAGACAGGCGGAAACGGATCGAGGAAGCCATGAGAAatgaggaaaagagaagagaattGATAGACGGCATcgcagagcagaagaaagaacgtgAAGCTCAGCGAGCCCGGGGATGGGAACTCGAACGGTATGGTGTCTATTTTCCACGTCGTCGTACGACGACATCGACGGCGGCTCACCCGTCCCAGTAAATTATCCACAGGCATCTTAGATAGGTTATGTTTGTTTTGTTGGCACAGCAGCATGCATTTGAGGAACGTGTGGATCCGGGTTTCTCTCAGACCTTGCTCTGATCATCCAGCAGGGCCCTATCCTCAACCTCAGGTGGCAAGAATCAACAGATAATTCATTCACATGCAGCCCTACCGCATGATGTCACTTATCGTCAAAATCGAGCAATCGTACAAGcaatatatatttatactaTTGGTTACATGGGGCTACAACGCTGGAGAGTGTTACGGCTGTGGTCTGTTGCTGGTTTGACGGCTGTCGCACTGAGTGCTGGTAGcattttctgtgtctcgtgcGTACCCTTGAGCAGACAATTCCTtcaggcagagaaagataAAGATGCTCTtttgaagaaaagagaacaagacgagaaagaaatgaCTCGGCGCAATGCAATTGAATACCGGGAGGTGAGACAGTTGAAACCGGTTTGTTTAACATGAGTCTCCAGCGGAGGTTGCTGTACACCCGCGTGCGCTCACAAGGATTAGTATGCTCTACCTCTGTAACCAATGAATTTAATGCTGACACACGGCGCACTATCATTTAAACGAGTTCGTGTCTCGCCTGCCCCCCGTGATGCAATCGCGAACACCTCTAGCCTGGAATCTCTCTGGTTCTGCACCCAGGCACTACTCCACgacatgcagaagaaaaaagagaatcAACATGAACTTGAGAGGTTGTATCTGGAAGAGCAAGTGAAAGAATGGCAGAAACAGGATGCCCAGGTGTGTAAGTATATCTGTTTAGGAGAGGAAACCTTGCTAAGTGGTCTTCTTTGGCTGCACCTAGTGTCCGGTTAGACGTCTTCTCCCAAACGTCAACGGTTCCTCGCCCACATTGGTACCTTTCGGTAGCCATCGAACTCGCTGGTTGCCTGTCTGTGAACGTATATACAGCCACCCCTTTCGggctgtttcgtttttcctgtttaCGCGGCCGTGTTGTGTAAACTAAATTCCCAATCCACATTCGTGTGTCCCTGTCCTGCACTCAAGGTATACCGGCTGTCCTTTTTCccttctctatctctctgcgATTGCATTTCTCATTGTGTACACATCTTTGTCTCGGCTCCAACGTTTCCTGCCTGGCCTCTCTGTAGATCCTccgcgaagaggaaggaagacgacgactgCTTGCGGAGGTGATCCAGAGTCGTCAAGGTGCGTCCAGAGAGACTCTCCCTTTTTCCACCCCACGCCAACGATACGCAGCCCATTGAAAGAATCCTGAGTTTGTCGCCGTGTCCGCGCCATGCAATGCTCAAAAACGGTTTTCGACGAACCACTCCACCCCAATCCCGTTTCGGCCGTCATAACCCTCGTAGTCACCGCTGCACACATTTTGGACTCGCACAAAAAAATTGAGTTTGCTTGCATCTGCGCAAGGAGAGACATTACACTGAGAAAACTAGCCATTCACGAGGTTTAAAAGTGGCAGCAAAGGCGTAGTGCTGTTGATCCTCCATGAATGTAGCGACATTGTTTCTCTCACTGCAGCCAGCAACACGCAAAACATAATCAAAAACTGAAGCCCGTGCCACACGGGAGGTCACACCTCACAGTGTACCAACACTTCTCTTGTGCGTGTTTAGAGCTTTGCCACCACAAGGCCGCCGAGGCTGAAAGACTGGCGGaccagaagaaacaagaactGGCTGAGGTCAAGGAACACTTTCGGCAATTTaaggaagaagctgcgagATCGTAAGCCGGCTAGTTCAATGGAAACTATCGCCGGAAGCAATGAGCCTTCGACAGGCGTTGTCGACAACAGTGTTGCCCGCCACAAGTCCGTTTCGTACTTCACGTAGACGCAGTAATAGTGCATGTACGTAGAATCACGGGTTGTTCACATTCCCGCCTTTACAGCACCGCGTTTGACGATCCTCGCTACAAATTTCTGGacctccctttctttccatGTTCTGTTGCAAGTTCTCGAAATTTACAAACCATTGCAATTAAAGCAAAACGATTTCTGCCATTAAAAAGTGCAACTTTAAAGAGCTATTAGTTCTTAATCTATCAGTCCAATATTCAGAGCAAATTAATAGTTTCTCAGAAGCTATTCATAAAAAATAAATTAAACTAGGATTTTGGACTTATGCGCAATATGGCCGAGACAACCGCGCCTCAGAAAACAGCTTGAGTACACCAAGATCCTACACCTgattctccgtctctctgtccgttcgtgcatatatatatatatatatatatatatatatatatatatgcatacatgtatacatacgcATTTGCATATATTCACAAGGACGCATGCGGTGTTTTTAAGCTCACGCTCAGTTGTGTGCTACATACCCATTTATTGATGTGGATGCATCGAGTCCACAGGGTGAGACCTCTTTCCGTTCTGTGCTCCTCTTCCACGTGTCAAAGTGTGCTTTGAGTTTTCGCAAGGGAGAACTGGACCTGTGTGTGATGCAAGTGGATTTTTAGGAaactcgaagaagaacgcatgAAGGTCCTCTATCGCACAGAGCTGAATGAGCAGCTAGGGCAGGCCAAGGTAAAACGAAATAGCCTCCTCGTAGGGTCTATGTTTACATCTTCACCTGGAGAGGGGACTCCAAGGGCATGCGGATTTTAACACCCACCAAGTAGAAATGCTTCACTGCGTCGACACACATTGATATCGACGGTCGAAGCAGTGTCCGTCAATATGCGCGTGGGGAAAATGGCTCAAGCCAGAGCTCGGTTGCTCGTAACAACGTGAACCTTTTGTGCCGACTCCGACGGTTTTACACTATAGAAGGCCGCTGGATCTCTCACGCGATCCATCAGACACGGGAACCGACAGTTGTCACCGAAGTGGTTTTATCTCCACGTTCACTTCTGTGCACTGCAAGATCTTGCATCGGAATCCGCGACACGAGTGTCTGTCAAACTGACGAGGATCAAGGTCGGTTACCAGGAAGCCGCTGTCACAAAcacttcgtcttctttggGAGTTCGATAGACAGCTGAGGTTTCTCTGACCATGTTTTTCTGCAggcagaacgagaagaggaaaaacgtcgaactgaagaggaaactgaggcaaggaagagagaagaacaaagaatTGACCATGCTCTGGAACAAGAAaaggcgaggcaggcgacACTTGAAGAAGCAGTGAATGTAAGGAACGGGAGTACTCCTCCGCAAAGTTTGCTGGAAACGGCGAATCACAAACCGAACAGTTGTGTGCTTTGCCCACTTGCGTTTGTGTCCACTTTCTCCTCAGAACATGAGAAAACAACAGAAGGAGGCGATGGACGCGACCCTTGCGAAACGCACGGCAGTCAAGCCAGCAGCTGTAGTTGCTCCTTGGGATCGCGAGCACTAACACATTTGGCAGTGCTTATTGCCTGACAGTTCTAGCCAATGAATATGCACATACAAAGCAACATACGTCTTGTCCTTTAGCGACCTGCACACACGACTGCTTGCCACGTGGTAATGATGCATGTATGTGCTGGTGGCTGAATCCGTGTAAACGCATCTGAGAGCACCGAGGCCCATTGCAAAGAGGATAGCGCTTTCAGTGAAATGACGTCGGAGGCCAAATCGGCGTCGATGGCAGGAGCGGGTAAAAAGGCTGGCGTATTCTTGGAATGCAATTTCACGGTAAACGAATGAAACTGCCGGTGGAAGAGGGGCATTCCCTTGCTCGGGAGTGCAGTGGTTCCCCGAAACACACCAAAAGCTGCTCAGTGATATTATTGCGCGGTGTTCAATTTGCCATTTATCTACAATAATTACCATCTGAACTCAGCTTTCCCAACACAATCGATCGAGGAGCCGGTCAACAAAGACCCTCGAGATAGAAGCCAGTAGAGGCACCGTCGACGGCAGCCACTCGCAATTCAAAAGAACTCAAGAATGCTTTGGAAGAGTTCTACAGTATAGAACGGCGAGACCATCCCGAGTGTGCAGTCCGTCCCAATACTTGATTGCGGGGAAGGACATGTATTCACGTCGAAAAGTTTGGAGGCTCGGAGAGAACGCACACAGCTGCGTCCTCTGCCCTTCTGCTGAGATCGGTGGACATCGTTCGATCTAACACGTTAACTCGCTGCATCTTTTCCGCTTGCACATCTCTCAGTGTACAACCATCAAGTTACAGAGCTCCTCGCAAACGCTAGCGTGTCTGCAACATGCTTTGCTTGAAGGGTATCCACACGCGCCGCTTGGCAGAGCCAGACAACGTCAGGTACACTCGCTTaagcgagagaaactgtttttctctcaagGCAGGTCAATCCACGAACTCTCGTTTGCCTGCCCACCGTTGCCACCAccaagaaaaaaacatgCACACTAGGTTCGGCAActgcgaaaaacagaggcaaCCGAGAATGCCATTCTGGCTGCGAAAATTACGATTACGTGAAGGCCACCAAACACAGAGCcagaagaagtcgacgacGCAAAATTGAAACACTCGACAACGGCGTGGTGTCTCCGGCGGGTTTCTCGAAATACACGCGGTCTTCCGTGAAACCGTATAAAATCCTATTGCGGCAACGCAAATCCTTGTTCGCTCATTTCTCTTCTGtacgtctctctgtgtggtGCGTTTCGCTCCGGCGGTAGTGTTGCCTTGCAGCCTCccccttttcttttcgtttttctctgcgaaGGTTGGTGTGGTTTTCAACTGCTGAAACGCCGTGTcccttctgttcctctgctgcaatcactctgctttttctgtgtgGCGTCTCAGCGATaagtttctctcccctctgcttCACTGTTGTGCCCCCGTTGTCGGCAGCCTTTAAGACAACACCTTCGGGCTTTCCTTCCCTCATTCACAATCTCTGCAATGGTTGCCCGTGCAGGCCCAGAGCGCGTGACGTCTCTGGGTTGTACAGAAGACACaactgtacagacactcaGGGTCTGGAACTCTCTTTCTACGCAAGGGCCGCCTGCTCGCGCTTAGGCATCTCACTCGCACCAGCGTGACCCCCGTAGTTGCGGCGGTCTTGAGAGCGGTCAaacttttctctctcgctgttctgGTTTCCCCCACGTTCGCCCTGCCCGCGGTTGTCACGTTGACCAGAACGAGCAGAGTTCTGAATGGAGTTGAACAGGTGCTGAGAACGTTCAATCTGCTTCAGGAACTGGTCCACATACACCTTCTGCGATTGTTGGCTCTGTGAAAAAAAGGAACGCCCACATAACCACACACAGAAATACataaatttatatatatatatatacatatatatatatatatatacatatgtatataaatataaatatatatatacatagatgaTTTCGTTTAAATGGATGGGCCGTATTGAGGTTATGTTTTTCCGGGACGGATGCTGATGCTGCACGCGTCGCTGTCGCTATGTACATAATAAGCATGCACCGAACTGCCACGCAACGTTTCACGGACCCGACTTCGCACCTGTCCCCACTTCATGACCCTTCACTGCATCTCAActgcctttcctcgcttgcGTCTCTGCAAGTCGGTTCCATTCCAGAGAGCGAcacgcgcgcatgcagacagcaAACAGAGACCTGCGTGAAAATCGGGAAACGCCCTTCGGCGATCTACGCACACACACGTTCTGTTGCTTACTCGAACGTGGATCATGTCCTGGTCCATGTAGAACTCGACGCTGTTGTCCGAGGAACTCGGAGTCAAGTCTCCACTCAGGAGAGAGCCGGAACGCCAGACCTTTTGGCGGCCCTTGTACTTGACAGAAAGAATTTCGGAGCGGACGGCATCTTCAGGGTCTTTGTCGGAGAGTTCCATGAGCGACGCGAGTTTCTGAAACAGGGAAAGATCCAAAAGTCCTTTTCTCGAGAATGTACTTCCGAAACAAGCCACGCTCTGCTTTTTCCACTATCTTCTCGCATCTACTCTTCACGCATGGAGGAATGCGCATGGCGTCCAACTACACAACGATCGGCCACCAAAGATATACCCGATTCTCAAATCATCTGTGACACTGAGAGACACACCGGTACAGACCGCGGCCGAGATACGTATACACAGAGGTCGATAAAAACATGTACGTACACACATACAGTATAAGCATAAACAGATAGACCTTCTATCTACACACAGATGTGAATATTTCCACAGGGTTGAATCCTTCGTGTTCAATTGTTTCTAAAATATAAAACCTCATGTCATCCCGCGTCTTGCcgtgtcgcgtctctccctccactTGGGACTGCAAGCAAGCGAGGTGGAATAGTCGGAACCGACTTCCAGTGCACttggaagaacagagaaacttGGAAAGTTGCCTCTCAGTCAGTCGGGCTCGCTGTGAGACACCCTGACGTCTCTGTGTTCTCTAAATGTGTTTCGTCACCTACCGAAAGCTGGATGTTATTGTAGAGCTTCGCGAAGGAATTGATCGTGCTGATTTTCTTGTGAAACTCGACCTCCTGTAGACGccacaaagaaggaaaggaagtaTCCAGAGCACGGGCCTCGACTGCTCTCCCGACGACGCGGTTCCAGCGAGACGTACCAACGTGtacatgcagacacagtgaCACCGAGAGACCCAACGTGGGTTTTGTGGAAGCGCAAACGCAAAATGGTTTGCCGAAGTGCCAAACCCATTCCGATCCAGTTTGAAGAGCCGAACTGAGAAGTTGAAGAATGTGAAAACGTGCGACCCCCACCCGCGTCGGcgccagagaggaaaaggacacCACGTTGAGGATCACCGGATACTCGCATCAACCGAGAGACACGAAATGCCCTGGAGACGAAACCAATCAACGCAATACTGTGTACCGTCGACGCCCAACGACATGCGGAGAGCCGTGTGCACCACCTTGGAGCTACGCGTTGTCTACATATGGTCTTCTTCGAAACTTTCCACAACTCCTACATACTGGAAACGCCTTGTCCGGGATGCCTACACACATGGTTCTCCTCCACTCGAGTTCGCTCTGCACATGCCTGCCAGATAACAAAAGTGACAACGCGTTCTCAGAGGTGGATCCGCACAGACGCTGCGTCGTCTGTCCGTTACCTTGAAGAACATTTTGCACTGACGAAGCTGAACTTCGCTGTAGGAATTCGCGAATCTCTCCAGCGCCTGAGGATCCTCAAACGACGGCGTCGCGGGGTTGATGAACTTCGGACATGCCCAGGTGAACAGGTCGCAGTAcgtttcgtcgttttcttgcTGCAGCCTGGAAAACACACGCCGCGGAAGAATCAGCAGAACGCACCTCGTCGAGTGCATCCACGTTTTCGACGGGACTGTTCACGACCTAGGTCAAGCTTCCATTCGCGGTCCGTTCCGCTCCCTGCGTTAGGGGACTGTGCGAAAACACGAACGAGCAGCGCTCCGCGAAAAAGCACGAGACACGATATCGTGGCCAGGGTCTAACGCCGCAACGGTGGGCGCCCGGAAACGAGATCTGAGAGCTTCCACTTCGACGGGAGTTTCGCAGGTCCAGAGTTGCCTGCGACCCAATGAAACATGAGGCTGCCACCTGGCAACAACAACGATCCGAATACTACGCCTAGAACGTAGTCGAGCACACGATCCGCCAGCCTGCAACGAACTCAGAAGTTGGTTCGGCCTCCCCGTATCGGGTCGACACTCAGTAGGAGCAGGTTTCCATGCAGCCAGATGTCCCCTCACACAGTCTTCGCacgactctgtctctgctgcactGTTCGGTTCCTCAGCAACCTCAGGTTCCAGGACGTTCGAAGGTCCTGACGACTCCATGACAGCTCCCACAACGGAAGCAACAAAGTCAATAAAAACAGACACTGTGGAGCTTACAGACAGTCCATACACGAATCGAGTCGACCCATGAACACACACATAAAGGTGCAGTTGTCTAGTGCCCGCAGATTCGTGTTCAAGTCTCCGCCGTCCGTATACACAAATTAACCAAATAcgaatatatgcatatacatctatataaaTGCTTACACAGGCATATATATgattgtatatatatatatatatatatatatatttctcGATGAGCGCtggagtgcatgcgccgtgGGGTAGGAAGTTTACTTGCTTACTTGTAGAATTTGTCGGAGTATTTTTCCTTGATCATTTGGTTGACGCTTTCGTCGAGCTTCACGTTGCAGAGCGAGGCGCAGAGCATCACCAGGATGTACATTTTATCGACGGCCTTGTTCATGGCCATTTGCTGGTAAAAGTGAGCCGACAAGTAGCTTCTTTGTCGAGACACAAACACCAACAGCTGACTCATCACACGAATCGCGTCCGTGTAACGCCTGTAAacagcagacacagaagcgaaccCCAGGTAAAAACAGAACAGCTACACTTGTCCTTATCTAGACGTACGCATATatttacacacacacacatatatatatatatttgtataaaACATGTGCAGCGTTTCTTGGAGCCGGGCTCCCATCAACGCATATGATGTGTGTGGACGTTTGCCTGCACTGTTTCCGGACATTTTTTGTGCGGCTGTGCGGAGAAATCTCGCAGGCATTCGCGTGAGGTTTTGCTGGCTGTGCTCACCGCATCATGGTATACGCGAAGCCCAGGTGGTAAAAGAGGGTGACATGGGCAGCAGGGACTTTCCAGTAGAAGCCGCGAGAAGCGAGCTCGATGCTTTCGACACTCTTGACGCCCATGAAGTAGTCGCCCATGAGCACGTgcagccggagaagaagaatcaTGGCAAAGTAGCCGAGTTGGAAGCGAATTTCGCTCTCAAACAGCTTGTTCTTCGTCGCGTCGTCCTTTGGCTGCCGCAGGAGGTCCTGGACTTCTGAGCGCTGcacgagtgcatgcaaaaactCGAGCACCGGACTCGCCTTCCACACGTCACAGTCCTTGTCCATCTCCTTCAAGAACAGGGCGcgctcctcctcgtcctccggCAGGCGCCGCGCGattcgctgtctccagcgACAAGCTTCTTGAAACTGGTAGACGAATTCGTCGAGGATGTCCCACAGCCACTGCAGGGGCAAACGCAGAGACTTCCCGTCCTTCTGGTCGCTGCAAACACAAGGAGAGAAATCAACACCACACAAGACTTGGAGCTACACAAACATGTAGGGGGAAAGCGCGGCGGActgcagaggaagcgacagacgtcgagagagacagagcgcgacagagg
This Toxoplasma gondii ME49 chromosome VIII, whole genome shotgun sequence DNA region includes the following protein-coding sequences:
- a CDS encoding hypothetical protein (encoded by transcript TGME49_273472), which codes for MWGGSQKPRAPPQQGLSSRGVSVSVFEQRMYKRKLEDAQLAERRADVHQNRVHQHLADAAERSSRLMEAAIVKRRAQELRQQQTEHLAQRRRALKELLEKEQLLYQEELKALETTADQRKEQLMERARELRQKREKEREELAESLQYRRWRESVDELRSSDAKLHALQALAARDEQIFQKALDRDREEQRERIFAALWQEEYEKKLKREEAEQERVVQQRQETRIALEEQVSDNSFRQRKIKMLF
- a CDS encoding hypothetical protein (encoded by transcript TGME49_273468) encodes the protein MTRRNAIEYREALLHDMQKKKENQHELERLYLEEQVKEWQKQDAQILREEEGRRRLLAEVIQSRQELCHHKAAEAERLADQKKQELAEVKEHFRQFKEEAARSKLEEERMKVLYRTELNEQLGQAKAEREEEKRRTEEETEARKREEQRIDHALEQEKARQATLEEAVNNMRKQQKEAMDATLAKRTAVKPAAVVAPWDREH
- a CDS encoding eukaryotic translation initiation factor 3 subunit 6 interacting protein (encoded by transcript TGME49_273460~Predicted trans-membrane domain (TMHMM2.0):284-307:319-342) produces the protein MSGEGQVADAGSLPVEKREEGAQVGHEEDDSLSPDSRFPVSPSNQASQNVEGEGLDDAALDRMMGEKVRFENDVEEFLRSLYDEVYDRNVDAIRRLYEVEFPALTERYYAERRWPSVDEVGTFYRQFDRYHCLIITLYKELYYRHLFLKCQQEITWEDRRLAWENYALLINFLAEVECRPDDQKDGKSLRLPLQWLWDILDEFVYQFQEACRWRQRIARRLPEDEEERALFLKEMDKDCDVWKASPVLEFLHALVQRSEVQDLLRQPKDDATKNKLFESEIRFQLGYFAMILLLRLHVLMGDYFMGVKSVESIELASRGFYWKVPAAHVTLFYHLGFAYTMMRRYTDAIRVMSQLLVFVSRQRSYLSAHFYQQMAMNKAVDKMYILVMLCASLCNVKLDESVNQMIKEKYSDKFYKLQQENDETYCDLFTWACPKFINPATPSFEDPQALERFANSYSEVQLRQCKMFFKEVEFHKKISTINSFAKLYNNIQLSKLASLMELSDKDPEDAVRSEILSVKYKGRQKVWRSGSLLSGDLTPSSSDNSVEFYMDQDMIHVRSQQSQKVYVDQFLKQIERSQHLFNSIQNSARSGQRDNRGQGERGGNQNSEREKFDRSQDRRNYGGHAGASEMPKREQAALA